From the Borrelia puertoricensis genome, one window contains:
- a CDS encoding L-cystine transporter: MNTTIIYILLNITIMLTLIGLLYFLHKKHISFTKRLLVALGLGIAFGITMKHCYESESIILKETIEWINILGTGYIRLIKMMIIPLILVSIISAIVKLTNSQDIWKMSLSVILMLIFTAGIAAIIGIGTSLFFNLTAEGLQSGVDEITQGKKLNQGLERLQKTPITQKLSELIPENIFADMAGTRSNSTIGIVIFAALVGIVALKVAKKKPESIEFFKQIISTAQDLTSGMIILILKSTPYAILAMITKISATSDISSIMKLGKFALASYIAIGITILMHMTLIALNRLNPIIFIKKAWPVLTFAFISRSSAATIPVNVEVQTKQLGVSEGTANLASAFGVSIGQNGCAALHPAMLAIMIAPTQGINPTDPLFLLQLIGIIIITSFGAAGAGGGATIASLMVLSSMNLPVKLVGLIISIEPLIDMGRTSVNVSGSMVAGIITAKNLNQLDRNIYNNQNEIEK, translated from the coding sequence ATGAACACAACAATAATATATATACTATTAAATATCACAATCATGCTTACATTAATAGGACTTCTATATTTCCTACACAAAAAACACATCTCATTTACAAAAAGATTACTAGTAGCCTTAGGATTAGGAATAGCCTTTGGTATAACTATGAAACATTGTTATGAATCAGAATCAATAATACTAAAAGAAACTATTGAGTGGATTAATATCTTAGGCACAGGATATATAAGACTCATTAAAATGATGATAATACCACTTATACTTGTTTCAATAATATCTGCAATAGTAAAACTAACAAATAGCCAAGATATTTGGAAAATGAGCTTATCCGTAATACTTATGCTTATATTTACAGCAGGAATTGCTGCAATAATTGGAATTGGTACCTCTCTCTTCTTTAATCTAACAGCAGAAGGACTTCAATCTGGAGTAGATGAAATTACACAAGGAAAAAAATTAAATCAGGGTCTTGAACGCCTACAAAAAACCCCAATTACACAAAAATTATCAGAACTGATCCCTGAAAATATATTTGCAGATATGGCAGGAACAAGATCAAACTCAACAATTGGAATAGTAATATTTGCTGCCTTAGTAGGAATTGTTGCCCTTAAAGTTGCCAAAAAAAAACCAGAATCAATAGAATTTTTTAAACAAATAATATCCACAGCACAAGATTTGACCTCTGGAATGATAATTTTAATTTTAAAATCAACACCTTATGCCATATTAGCAATGATTACAAAAATATCAGCAACAAGTGATATTTCAAGTATAATGAAACTTGGAAAATTTGCACTTGCTTCCTATATTGCCATTGGCATTACAATTTTAATGCACATGACACTAATTGCACTTAATAGGCTAAACCCAATTATCTTCATTAAAAAAGCATGGCCGGTTTTGACATTTGCATTCATATCTCGTTCTAGCGCAGCAACAATACCTGTTAATGTAGAAGTACAAACTAAACAATTAGGGGTCAGTGAGGGAACTGCAAATCTTGCAAGTGCATTTGGAGTGTCTATTGGACAAAATGGTTGTGCAGCACTCCATCCTGCAATGTTAGCAATAATGATTGCTCCTACTCAAGGAATAAACCCAACAGATCCTTTATTCCTACTTCAACTTATAGGAATAATAATAATAACCTCATTTGGAGCAGCCGGAGCTGGAGGAGGCGCAACAATAGCTTCTTTAATGGTTCTCTCATCAATGAACCTACCCGTTAAACTTGTTGGACTTATAATATCTATTGAACCTTTAATTGACATGGGTAGAACATCTGTCAATGTCAGCGGTTCAATGGTTGCAGGAATAATAACAGCCAAAAACCTTAACCAATTAGACAGAAATATTTATAATAATCAAAATGAAATAGAAAAATAA